Proteins encoded by one window of Pseudonocardia alni:
- a CDS encoding kynureninase — MTDRSTDPTTELSTDLAAVAAGLDAEDPLAGYRDRFLPADGVVAYLDGNSLGRPLRATAERMERFVRADWGARLIRGWDEGWVDRPRSLGDRIGAAALGAAPGQVVVADSTTVLLYKLARAAVDHQAAAGRREIVVDTDNFPTDRYVLEGIAAERGAVLRWITSDPASGVTPEQVAAAVGPDTALVLLSHVAYRSGFLADAPAITRTAHDAGALVLWDLSHSVGSVPVRLDAWGADLAVGCGYKYLGGGPGAPAFGYLAARHTTTLRQPITGWFGHRAPFAMGPGHEPAPDVRALLSGTPPVLASVPLECGVELLEQAGIDAVRAKSVRLTGFALDLADTLLAPHGVTVASPRDPDRRGGHVTLRREDFAQVNTRLWERGVIPDFRAPDGIRIGLAPLSTSFAEVLAGMTAFGEEVAR, encoded by the coding sequence GTGACCGACCGCAGCACCGACCCGACCACCGAACTCAGCACCGACCTCGCGGCCGTCGCGGCGGGGCTCGACGCCGAGGACCCGCTCGCCGGGTACCGCGACCGGTTCCTGCCCGCCGACGGCGTCGTCGCCTACCTCGACGGGAACTCCCTCGGTCGTCCGCTGCGGGCGACGGCCGAGCGGATGGAGCGGTTCGTGCGCGCGGACTGGGGCGCCCGGCTGATCCGCGGCTGGGACGAGGGCTGGGTCGACCGGCCGCGCAGCCTGGGTGACCGGATCGGGGCGGCCGCGCTCGGTGCCGCGCCGGGGCAGGTCGTCGTCGCCGACTCCACGACCGTGCTGCTCTACAAGCTGGCCCGGGCCGCCGTCGACCACCAGGCGGCGGCGGGGCGCCGCGAGATCGTCGTCGACACCGACAACTTCCCGACCGACCGCTACGTGCTCGAGGGCATCGCCGCCGAGCGCGGCGCGGTCCTGCGGTGGATCACCTCCGACCCGGCCTCGGGCGTGACGCCCGAGCAGGTCGCGGCCGCCGTCGGGCCGGACACGGCGCTGGTGCTGCTGTCCCACGTCGCCTACCGCTCCGGGTTCCTCGCCGACGCGCCCGCGATCACCCGGACCGCCCACGACGCCGGTGCCCTGGTGCTCTGGGACCTGTCGCACTCGGTCGGGTCGGTCCCGGTCCGGCTCGACGCGTGGGGCGCCGATCTCGCCGTCGGCTGCGGCTACAAGTACCTGGGCGGCGGCCCGGGCGCGCCGGCGTTCGGCTACCTCGCCGCCCGGCACACCACGACGCTGCGCCAGCCGATCACCGGCTGGTTCGGCCACCGCGCGCCGTTCGCGATGGGACCCGGCCACGAACCGGCGCCCGACGTGCGCGCCCTGCTGTCCGGCACCCCGCCGGTGCTGGCGTCGGTGCCGCTGGAGTGCGGTGTGGAGCTGCTGGAGCAGGCCGGGATCGACGCCGTCCGCGCCAAGTCGGTGCGGCTCACCGGGTTCGCCCTCGACCTCGCCGACACCCTGCTCGCACCGCACGGCGTCACCGTGGCCTCACCGCGCGACCCGGACCGCCGCGGCGGGCACGTCACGCTGCGCCGCGAGGACTTCGCGCAGGTCAACACCCGGCTGTGGGAGCGGGGGGTCATCCCGGACTTCCGGGCCCCGGACGGCATCCGGATCGGGCTCGCGCCGCTGTCGACCTCGTTCGCCGAGGTCCTGGCCGGGATGACCGCGTTCGGCGAGGAGGTCGCCCGATGA
- a CDS encoding amidase — protein sequence MSTADELGALAARLGYTLDPGQVTAMHDAVAGAEPAVAALRAAPVPAAAADPARGEAWLAPPAVAGSAPTGPDPRAAELRAEWSGRAAGAAQRLERLHAELNCTIRVLHARARDHRAPEGPPRPLEGVPFAVKDVIDVAGVPTTGASRTRADAAPAAASATVVARLEAVGAVPVSKDATTEFAVGGPHPPLTGPCRNPWDPGRWAGGSSTGTAAAVAAGVVPFGLGTDVGGSVRLPAAWCGLTGLKPTAGAVPRTGVMPLSWTTETVGPLARDARTVGLLFGLLRGPDGVDPRVPQLPPLPPTTVPADLRGLRVARPGGYLTALCDAAVRAGVDHLVDVLTDAGATVVPGEIPSAEQALPIGYQLVFTEAAAVHRVDADRWGDYDPVTVRRISQGITTPAADLLRALQFRVQLQAELDAVFAGADLVVVPTTPATAPRLPDCTVVVDGERYPLYAAQSRATMLGNLTGAPGLALPTGLAPDGCPVSALLIARPHDEITALRVAALFQERTDHHRRTPPVADRIT from the coding sequence GTGAGCACGGCCGACGAGCTGGGCGCCCTCGCCGCGCGGCTCGGGTACACCCTCGACCCCGGCCAGGTGACGGCGATGCACGACGCGGTCGCGGGCGCCGAGCCCGCGGTGGCGGCGCTGCGGGCGGCCCCCGTCCCGGCGGCGGCCGCCGACCCGGCGCGGGGCGAGGCGTGGCTCGCCCCGCCCGCCGTCGCCGGGAGCGCCCCCACCGGGCCGGACCCCCGCGCCGCGGAGCTGCGTGCGGAGTGGTCCGGGCGCGCGGCCGGGGCCGCGCAGCGGCTGGAGCGCCTGCACGCCGAGCTGAACTGCACGATCCGGGTGCTGCACGCGCGGGCCCGTGACCACCGCGCGCCCGAGGGGCCGCCCCGGCCGCTGGAGGGCGTGCCGTTCGCGGTCAAGGACGTCATCGACGTCGCCGGGGTGCCGACGACCGGGGCCTCGCGCACCCGCGCGGACGCCGCCCCGGCGGCGGCCTCGGCGACGGTCGTCGCCCGGCTGGAGGCGGTGGGCGCGGTACCGGTGTCCAAGGACGCGACGACCGAGTTCGCCGTCGGCGGGCCGCACCCGCCGCTGACCGGGCCGTGCCGCAACCCGTGGGACCCCGGCCGGTGGGCGGGCGGCTCCTCGACCGGGACCGCGGCCGCGGTCGCGGCCGGCGTCGTCCCGTTCGGGCTCGGGACCGACGTCGGCGGCTCGGTCCGGCTGCCCGCGGCCTGGTGCGGCCTGACCGGGCTGAAGCCCACGGCCGGGGCGGTGCCGCGCACCGGGGTGATGCCGCTGTCCTGGACCACCGAGACGGTCGGCCCGCTGGCCCGCGACGCCCGCACCGTCGGTCTGCTGTTCGGCCTGCTCCGCGGCCCGGACGGCGTCGACCCCCGGGTGCCGCAGCTGCCGCCGCTGCCACCGACGACGGTGCCGGCCGACCTGCGCGGCCTGCGGGTCGCCCGTCCCGGCGGCTACCTCACCGCGCTGTGCGACGCGGCCGTCCGGGCGGGCGTGGACCACCTCGTCGACGTCCTCACCGACGCCGGGGCCACCGTCGTGCCGGGCGAGATCCCGTCGGCCGAGCAGGCGCTGCCCATCGGGTACCAGCTCGTGTTCACCGAGGCCGCCGCGGTGCACCGGGTCGACGCCGACCGCTGGGGCGACTACGACCCGGTGACGGTGCGCCGGATCAGCCAGGGCATCACCACACCGGCCGCCGACCTCCTGCGGGCCCTGCAGTTCCGGGTGCAGCTGCAGGCCGAGCTGGACGCCGTGTTCGCCGGGGCCGACCTGGTCGTCGTCCCCACCACGCCCGCGACCGCGCCGCGGCTGCCGGACTGCACGGTCGTCGTCGACGGGGAGCGGTACCCGCTCTACGCGGCGCAGTCGCGCGCCACGATGCTCGGCAACCTCACCGGGGCGCCCGGGCTGGCCCTGCCGACCGGCCTCGCCCCCGACGGCTGCCCGGTCTCGGCGCTGCTCATCGCCCGTCCGCACGACGAGATCACCGCGCTGCGGGTCGCCGCCCTGTTCCAGGAGCGCACCGACCACCACCGGCGCACCCCACCGGTCGCCGACCGGATCACCTGA
- a CDS encoding helix-turn-helix domain-containing protein, with amino-acid sequence MRTVLDLLRLLADRADGGARDGELDRVVAELAASEPEAGALTLRVRAAMDAGRRRESELAALVGIARDLASESDPGSVLQAIVRRARGLLGTDVAYLTLHDPERGDTFMRVTSGSVSHRFQSLRLPLGAGLGGLVAASRTPHWTGRYAGDGRYRHTEEIDTAVAEEGIVGICGTPLLVDDEFVGVLFAANRSARPFTAEDVALLGSLAALAAVSLVQTRRLADTATTLRELRGAHAAIAEAADAHDRFAGVVLEGGDVGDIAEALGRLLGGWVAVLDGDGATAAAHGPVPPGLDARAAARRAGERDGGGRPVPVPCAGGVWVTAVIAGGQRLGTLLLGGLGAGDALTPGQVRTVERAAMVTALVQLFAQRADEADRSDRADALTELLAASGVPRPTTLTRLAALGVSPRRPHVLLVCRCHPARRRALAREAAALGGRSGLVGERDGAVVVLLPGTDPAAAGARLARPASEQDPEGAVTVGGAGPLQPADGADAALAEARRSAEALVALDREGECASASDLGFAGLLLGERPDVAGYVRGILGPVAEHDARRGSELLRTLEAYYAAGASPTRAAAALHVHVNTVAQRLDRVASLLGPRWQDPDHGLELQLALRLHRLGTPRPEGTP; translated from the coding sequence GTGCGCACCGTCCTCGACCTGCTCCGGCTGCTGGCCGATCGGGCCGACGGCGGTGCCCGCGACGGCGAGCTGGACCGCGTCGTCGCGGAGCTGGCGGCCTCCGAGCCGGAGGCCGGCGCGCTGACCCTGCGGGTGCGGGCGGCGATGGACGCCGGGCGCCGCCGTGAGTCCGAGCTCGCCGCGCTGGTCGGCATCGCCCGCGACCTCGCCTCGGAGTCCGACCCCGGCTCGGTGCTGCAGGCGATCGTGCGCCGGGCCCGCGGGCTGCTCGGCACCGACGTCGCCTACCTGACCCTGCACGACCCCGAGCGCGGGGACACGTTCATGCGGGTCACCTCCGGGTCGGTCTCGCACCGCTTCCAGTCGCTGCGGCTCCCGCTCGGGGCCGGGCTGGGCGGTCTCGTCGCGGCCAGCCGCACCCCGCACTGGACCGGCCGCTACGCCGGCGACGGCCGCTACCGGCACACCGAGGAGATCGACACCGCGGTCGCCGAGGAGGGCATCGTCGGTATCTGCGGCACCCCGCTGCTGGTCGACGACGAGTTCGTCGGCGTCCTGTTCGCCGCCAACCGGTCCGCCCGGCCCTTCACCGCCGAGGACGTCGCCCTGCTCGGCTCGCTGGCCGCGCTCGCCGCGGTGTCGCTGGTGCAGACCCGCCGCCTCGCCGACACCGCCACCACGCTGCGCGAGCTGCGTGGTGCGCACGCCGCGATCGCCGAGGCCGCCGACGCCCACGACCGGTTCGCCGGGGTCGTTCTGGAGGGCGGCGACGTCGGCGACATCGCCGAGGCGCTCGGCAGGCTGCTCGGCGGGTGGGTCGCGGTGCTCGACGGCGACGGCGCCACCGCCGCGGCCCACGGCCCGGTCCCGCCCGGCCTGGACGCCCGCGCCGCGGCCCGCCGCGCCGGGGAGCGCGACGGCGGCGGTCGCCCGGTGCCGGTGCCGTGCGCCGGCGGCGTCTGGGTGACCGCGGTGATCGCCGGTGGTCAGCGCCTCGGGACGCTGCTGCTCGGCGGGCTCGGGGCCGGGGACGCCCTGACCCCCGGCCAGGTCCGCACCGTGGAGCGGGCCGCGATGGTCACGGCGCTGGTGCAGCTGTTCGCCCAGCGCGCCGACGAGGCCGACCGGTCCGACCGCGCCGACGCCCTCACCGAGCTCCTCGCCGCGTCCGGGGTCCCGCGACCGACGACGCTGACCCGGCTCGCCGCGCTCGGGGTGTCGCCCCGGCGGCCGCACGTGCTGCTGGTCTGCCGCTGCCACCCCGCCCGGCGACGGGCGCTGGCCCGGGAGGCGGCCGCTCTCGGCGGCCGTTCCGGGCTGGTCGGGGAACGGGACGGCGCGGTGGTCGTGCTGCTGCCGGGCACCGACCCGGCCGCGGCCGGTGCCCGGCTCGCGCGTCCGGCGTCGGAGCAGGACCCCGAGGGGGCGGTGACGGTCGGCGGTGCCGGCCCGCTGCAGCCGGCCGACGGCGCGGACGCGGCGCTGGCCGAGGCCCGTCGCTCGGCGGAGGCGCTGGTCGCGCTGGACCGGGAGGGGGAGTGCGCGTCGGCGTCGGACCTCGGGTTCGCCGGGCTGCTGCTCGGCGAGCGCCCGGACGTCGCCGGGTACGTGCGCGGCATCCTCGGGCCCGTCGCCGAGCACGACGCGCGCCGCGGAAGCGAGCTGCTGCGCACCCTGGAGGCCTACTACGCCGCGGGTGCCAGCCCGACCCGGGCCGCGGCGGCGCTGCACGTGCACGTCAACACCGTGGCCCAGCGGCTCGACCGGGTCGCGTCGCTGCTGGGCCCGCGCTGGCAGGACCCGGACCACGGGCTGGAGCTGCAGCTCGCGTTGCGGCTGCACCGGCTGGGCACACCGCGACCGGAGGGGACACCGTGA
- a CDS encoding FadR/GntR family transcriptional regulator, with amino-acid sequence MGATRDPRDGVTVPTDAPAGERPRDGHRPPTARLRVQRVRPAYRQVADELRAQIMRGALPAGTRLPAESELTGMFGVSRSTVREALRVLASQHLIDTRRGVQGGSFVAAPDPARLVEDVGGALGVLVATPQLGMADLLEARLLLEPAAARLAAQRAAPETIEALRAAAAAPRDPRDPSGFVEHMDFHTTVLMATGNLMITMMGQPVGDVLRTRLNRHVVAAEHWAEVDACHTTITEHIARGEAAQAEEAMRSHLLDLRDIYGRPGAWKSD; translated from the coding sequence ATGGGTGCGACCCGGGATCCGCGTGACGGCGTCACCGTGCCGACCGACGCACCGGCGGGGGAGCGGCCCCGCGACGGTCACCGGCCGCCGACGGCGCGGCTGCGGGTCCAGCGGGTCCGTCCCGCCTACCGGCAGGTGGCCGACGAGCTGCGCGCGCAGATCATGCGCGGTGCCCTGCCCGCCGGCACGCGGCTGCCCGCGGAGTCCGAGCTGACCGGCATGTTCGGGGTGAGCCGCTCCACGGTCCGCGAGGCGCTGCGGGTCCTGGCCAGCCAGCACCTGATCGACACCCGGCGCGGGGTGCAGGGCGGCTCGTTCGTCGCCGCGCCCGACCCCGCCCGCCTGGTCGAGGACGTCGGCGGTGCGCTCGGGGTGCTGGTCGCGACGCCGCAGCTCGGCATGGCGGACCTGCTGGAGGCCCGGCTGCTGCTCGAGCCCGCGGCGGCCCGGCTGGCCGCCCAGCGCGCCGCCCCGGAGACGATCGAGGCGCTGCGCGCCGCGGCGGCGGCACCGCGGGACCCGCGCGACCCCAGCGGGTTCGTCGAGCACATGGACTTCCACACCACCGTGCTCATGGCCACCGGCAACCTGATGATCACCATGATGGGCCAGCCGGTGGGCGACGTGCTCCGCACCCGGCTGAACCGGCACGTCGTCGCGGCCGAGCACTGGGCCGAGGTCGACGCCTGCCACACGACGATCACCGAGCACATCGCCCGGGGCGAGGCGGCGCAGGCCGAGGAGGCCATGCGCAGCCACCTGCTCGACCTGCGCGACATCTACGGCCGCCCGGGGGCGTGGAAGTCCGACTGA
- a CDS encoding acyl-CoA dehydrogenase family protein, which produces MDFRFTDEQRLYRDTLRAFVDKEIVPVAREWEQSGRYPTEIVEGMKKLGLFGLAVPESYGGLAADTVSFALTFEEISRGWMGIAGILGSHSVSCFLLANHGTEEQKQRYLPELATGARRTGIALTEPGAGTDLQGIRTTARRDGDDYVIDGTKMWITNARHADPLPVLVKTDPSASPAHTGMSILLVEAGTPGFEVTADIGKLGYKGTESCEVVLDGVRVPSSQLLGGVEGRGLQQALSSLETGRINIAARSVGIAQRAYDEALSYAREREAFGRPIGDFQAVQQRLAQTAVRLQAARLMTYWAASRMDDGVRMDTESGMAKIFASEQALECALDAMRIHGGYGYSTEFEVERLYRDAPLMSIGEGTNDVLRGVVAKALLSGKATVR; this is translated from the coding sequence ATGGACTTCCGGTTCACCGACGAGCAGCGCCTCTACCGGGACACGTTGCGCGCCTTCGTCGACAAGGAGATCGTCCCCGTCGCGCGGGAGTGGGAGCAGTCGGGCCGCTACCCCACCGAGATCGTCGAGGGGATGAAGAAGCTCGGACTCTTCGGCCTGGCCGTCCCCGAGTCCTACGGCGGCCTGGCCGCCGACACCGTCTCGTTCGCGCTGACCTTCGAGGAGATCTCGCGGGGCTGGATGGGCATCGCCGGCATCCTCGGCAGCCACTCGGTGTCCTGCTTCCTGCTCGCGAACCACGGTACCGAGGAGCAGAAGCAACGCTACCTCCCGGAGCTCGCGACGGGCGCGCGGCGCACCGGGATCGCGCTGACCGAGCCCGGCGCCGGCACCGACCTGCAGGGCATCCGCACCACCGCCCGCCGCGACGGCGACGACTACGTCATCGACGGCACCAAGATGTGGATCACCAACGCCCGGCACGCCGACCCGCTCCCGGTGCTGGTCAAGACCGACCCGTCGGCCTCGCCCGCGCACACGGGCATGAGCATCCTGCTCGTCGAGGCGGGCACCCCCGGCTTCGAGGTCACCGCCGACATCGGCAAGCTCGGCTACAAGGGCACCGAGTCCTGCGAGGTCGTGCTCGACGGCGTGCGCGTCCCGTCGTCGCAGCTGCTCGGCGGGGTCGAGGGACGGGGCCTGCAGCAGGCGCTGTCCTCGCTGGAGACCGGGCGGATCAACATCGCCGCCCGCAGCGTCGGGATCGCCCAGCGCGCCTACGACGAGGCCCTGTCCTACGCCCGCGAGCGCGAGGCCTTCGGCAGGCCGATCGGCGACTTCCAGGCCGTCCAGCAGCGGCTCGCCCAGACCGCGGTGCGGCTGCAGGCGGCCCGGCTGATGACCTACTGGGCGGCGTCGCGGATGGACGACGGCGTGCGGATGGACACCGAGTCCGGGATGGCGAAGATCTTCGCGTCCGAGCAGGCCCTGGAGTGCGCACTCGACGCGATGCGCATCCACGGCGGCTACGGCTACTCCACCGAGTTCGAGGTGGAGCGGCTCTACCGCGACGCCCCGCTCATGTCGATCGGCGAGGGCACCAACGACGTGCTGCGCGGCGTGGTGGCGAAGGCGCTGCTCAGCGGCAAGGCCACCGTCCGGTGA
- a CDS encoding CaiB/BaiF CoA transferase family protein, translated as MTRRPLEDIRIVSLEQYGAGPFGSMHLAELGAEIIKIEDPSVGGDVGRAIPPYTAPGDSLFFQSFNRDKSSVTLDVRTPEGREVFHDLVRTADAVFSNLRADVPATLGIRYDDLKEVNPQIVCCSLTGFGMTGPRSAEPGYDYVLQALAGWMSLTGEPGGAPQKTGPSLVDYCGGYVAAISLLGAIHGARRDGVGTDCDVSLYDTAVSLLAYPGTWHLTAGFEPVRTRQSAHPSLVPFQAFEASDGWLVVGCAKEKFWQRLTVVLGRPDLAEDPRFATFADRNLHRDALLPELEALFRTRTVAEWLAPLYAASVPCAPVRDVAGALTDPHTVERDLVAETPHPDFGPVRTLRSAVRVGPPGADRAPTRAAPVMGADTDRVLRELGYDDTRITALRSSGALGKD; from the coding sequence GTGACCCGGCGGCCGCTGGAGGACATCCGGATCGTCTCGCTGGAGCAGTACGGCGCCGGCCCGTTCGGGTCGATGCACCTCGCCGAACTGGGCGCGGAGATCATCAAGATCGAGGACCCGTCGGTCGGCGGTGACGTCGGCCGCGCGATCCCGCCCTACACCGCGCCGGGCGACTCGCTGTTCTTCCAGTCCTTCAACCGGGACAAGTCCTCGGTCACCCTCGACGTGCGCACCCCCGAGGGCCGCGAGGTGTTCCACGACCTGGTCCGCACCGCCGACGCCGTGTTCTCCAACCTGCGCGCCGACGTCCCGGCGACGCTGGGGATCCGCTACGACGACCTCAAGGAGGTCAACCCGCAGATCGTCTGCTGCTCGCTGACCGGGTTCGGGATGACCGGCCCGCGCTCGGCGGAGCCGGGCTACGACTACGTCCTGCAGGCGCTGGCGGGCTGGATGTCGCTGACCGGTGAGCCCGGCGGCGCCCCGCAGAAGACCGGGCCGAGCCTGGTCGACTACTGCGGCGGCTACGTCGCCGCGATCTCGCTGCTGGGCGCGATCCACGGGGCGCGGCGCGACGGCGTCGGCACCGACTGCGACGTCTCGCTCTACGACACCGCGGTGAGCCTGCTCGCCTACCCCGGGACCTGGCACCTGACCGCGGGCTTCGAACCGGTGCGCACCCGGCAGTCGGCCCACCCCTCGCTGGTGCCCTTCCAGGCCTTCGAGGCCTCCGACGGCTGGCTGGTCGTCGGGTGTGCGAAGGAGAAGTTCTGGCAGCGGCTCACCGTCGTGCTGGGCCGCCCGGACCTGGCCGAGGACCCCCGCTTCGCGACCTTCGCCGACCGCAACCTGCACCGCGACGCGCTGCTGCCCGAGCTGGAGGCGCTGTTCCGGACCCGCACGGTCGCGGAGTGGCTCGCCCCGCTCTACGCGGCCTCGGTCCCGTGCGCCCCGGTCCGCGACGTCGCGGGCGCGCTGACCGACCCGCACACCGTCGAGCGCGACCTCGTCGCCGAGACCCCGCACCCCGACTTCGGCCCGGTCCGCACCCTGCGCAGCGCGGTCCGGGTGGGCCCGCCCGGCGCCGACCGGGCCCCGACCCGCGCCGCACCCGTGATGGGTGCCGACACCGACCGCGTCCTGCGCGAGCTGGGCTACGACGACACCAGGATCACCGCGCTCCGGAGCTCCGGCGCGCTGGGGAAGGACTGA
- a CDS encoding MFS transporter — translation MTVDPPGDRQAADVPPAPAPVTDLAARLDRIPVATPTHRRWVGVLGALFVFDLVDLNSFAYAAPALRAEWGLSIGEVGAVTSAAFVGMFAGAIVGGRLSDRYGRRPVLLGAVLFFSVCSLLSALSWDAWSLGVLRVLTGFGLQATTGVLLVWVSEMFPRSLRGRYQALLLAVGLAGIPIAAWLARIVVPLGPGSWRWIFVVGALGAVVALVAWRTVPESVRWRSAQGRSPDPRDERLVARMEHEARAQLGTDLPEPVPDPPKPEGRLSDLLRGATLRRTVVASTACVFLILSFYGFSSWVPTLLVERGYTTAESLTFASVLAIAAVPGALLVAPVVDRFDRRAVVLVLQTLSAGLVLAFGLVTHPVAIAVTGFLAAMFMQATVPVLYTYIAEVFPLHLRGLGSGIANGSGRLAGVAGGLLVAATFAGLGLTAVYVYLAAAALLLGLVMALFGERTTNRRLEDIERG, via the coding sequence ATGACCGTCGACCCACCCGGTGACCGGCAGGCGGCCGATGTGCCGCCCGCTCCGGCCCCCGTCACGGACCTGGCCGCCCGGCTCGACCGCATCCCGGTCGCCACCCCGACGCACCGCCGCTGGGTGGGGGTGCTCGGTGCGCTGTTCGTCTTCGACCTGGTGGACCTCAACTCCTTCGCCTACGCCGCCCCCGCGCTGCGGGCCGAGTGGGGGCTGTCCATCGGGGAGGTCGGCGCGGTCACCTCGGCCGCGTTCGTCGGGATGTTCGCCGGGGCGATCGTCGGCGGCCGCCTCTCCGACCGCTACGGCCGCCGGCCCGTCCTGCTCGGGGCGGTCCTGTTCTTCTCCGTCTGCTCGCTGCTGAGCGCGCTGAGCTGGGACGCCTGGTCGCTGGGCGTGCTGCGGGTGCTGACCGGGTTCGGGCTGCAGGCCACGACCGGGGTCCTGCTGGTCTGGGTGAGCGAGATGTTCCCGCGCTCGCTGCGAGGCCGGTACCAGGCGCTGCTGCTCGCCGTCGGCCTCGCCGGCATCCCGATCGCCGCGTGGCTGGCGCGGATCGTCGTCCCGCTCGGACCGGGCTCCTGGCGCTGGATCTTCGTCGTGGGTGCGCTCGGCGCGGTCGTCGCCCTCGTCGCCTGGCGGACGGTCCCCGAGTCGGTCCGCTGGCGCTCGGCACAGGGCCGGTCCCCCGACCCCCGCGACGAACGGCTCGTGGCCCGGATGGAGCACGAGGCCCGCGCGCAGCTCGGCACCGACCTGCCCGAACCGGTCCCCGACCCCCCGAAGCCCGAGGGACGGCTGTCGGACCTGCTGCGCGGCGCGACGCTGCGCCGGACCGTGGTCGCCTCGACGGCCTGCGTGTTCCTGATCCTGTCGTTCTACGGTTTCAGCTCCTGGGTGCCGACGCTGCTCGTGGAGCGCGGGTACACCACGGCCGAGAGCCTGACCTTCGCCTCGGTCCTCGCGATCGCCGCCGTGCCAGGAGCGCTGCTCGTGGCGCCGGTGGTGGACCGCTTCGACCGGCGCGCGGTCGTCCTGGTGCTGCAGACCCTCTCCGCGGGCCTGGTGCTCGCGTTCGGCCTGGTCACGCACCCGGTCGCGATCGCGGTGACCGGATTCCTCGCCGCGATGTTCATGCAGGCGACGGTGCCGGTCCTCTACACCTACATCGCCGAGGTCTTCCCGCTGCACCTGCGCGGTCTGGGCTCCGGCATCGCGAACGGCTCCGGCCGGCTCGCCGGGGTCGCCGGCGGCCTCCTCGTCGCCGCGACCTTCGCCGGCCTCGGCCTCACCGCCGTCTACGTCTACCTCGCCGCGGCGGCACTGCTGCTCGGCCTGGTCATGGCCCTGTTCGGCGAACGCACCACGAACCGCCGCCTCGAGGACATCGAGCGCGGATGA
- a CDS encoding MaoC family dehydratase — translation MTTPHRKDDTHVTIKQGWQGRFYEDFETGDVYQHPLGRTITETDNTWFTLLTMNTNQAHFNRQVGESSEFGRMLVVSPLTISIAMGQSVTDTTQNAFANLGLDDLKLTAPVFAGDTIWSESIVLDKRESSSRPTAGIVTVRTRTLNQDAVEVLSFRRTFYVHKREVGGASSLFPQAAEPLTVEGA, via the coding sequence ATGACCACCCCCCACCGGAAGGACGACACGCACGTGACGATCAAGCAGGGCTGGCAGGGACGCTTCTACGAGGACTTCGAGACCGGCGACGTCTACCAGCACCCGCTGGGCCGGACGATCACCGAGACCGACAACACCTGGTTCACGTTGCTGACCATGAACACCAACCAGGCGCACTTCAACCGCCAGGTCGGCGAGTCCTCGGAGTTCGGCCGGATGCTCGTCGTCTCCCCGCTGACGATCTCCATCGCGATGGGCCAGTCGGTCACCGACACCACCCAGAACGCGTTCGCCAACCTGGGGCTCGACGACCTGAAGCTCACCGCGCCGGTGTTCGCCGGGGACACCATCTGGTCGGAGTCGATCGTGCTGGACAAGCGCGAGTCCTCGTCCCGCCCGACCGCCGGGATCGTCACCGTGCGGACCCGCACCCTGAACCAGGACGCGGTCGAGGTGCTGAGCTTCCGGCGGACCTTCTACGTGCACAAGCGGGAGGTGGGCGGGGCGTCGTCGCTGTTCCCGCAGGCCGCGGAGCCGCTGACGGTGGAGGGCGCGTGA
- a CDS encoding three-helix bundle dimerization domain-containing protein — translation MTPELARATDAVSRLVDELGPAISRDAVVAAVAQACDDLRGSPVGALPELVERLARVRLDQPTVGL, via the coding sequence GTGACGCCGGAGCTCGCCCGGGCCACCGACGCCGTCAGCCGGCTGGTCGACGAACTCGGCCCGGCCATCAGCCGGGACGCCGTGGTCGCCGCCGTCGCGCAGGCCTGCGACGACCTGCGGGGCAGCCCGGTGGGCGCGCTGCCCGAGCTCGTGGAGCGCCTGGCCCGGGTCCGTCTGGACCAGCCGACCGTCGGGCTCTGA